ACCTTGCGCGTCCTTCATGCCGCTGCCGAAGAAGATGCGCAGGCTCTCCGGCGTCGGCGTCGCGCCCAGCGAGAAGGCCGACAGCATCATGTCGAACTCGAAGCGGTTCTGCCGTGCCTGATACTGGGCGGCGTCCACCAGCCGGAAATCGGCGCGGATGCCGACGCGGCGCATGTTCTCGATCATCTTGCCGTAGACGCGGGTCTGTTCCGGATCGTTGATCATGTATTCCACGGCCAGCACGACGCCTTCCGCGTTGACGAGCCTGTCACCGTCGCGCCGGAAGCCGGCATCGGCAATCAGCTTGCTGGCTTCGCGCAGCATGGTGCGGTCGAAGCCGCTGCCGTCCGATACGGGCTGCACCCAGACCTCGCCGAACACCTCCGGCGGCAGGTCGGCGCGCAGCGGCTCCAGGAACGCCAGCTCATCGGGGCCGGGTACGCCGGTAGCCACGAACTCCGACCCCTGGAAACAGGAATTGGAATGGGTGCGCAGGCCGAACATCAGATTGGCGTTCGTCCATTCGAAGTCGAAGCACAGATTGATGGCCCGGCGCACGCGCGGATCGGCAAACTGGGCGCGGCGCTGGTTGAAGGCCCAGCACTGGAATTTCGGCCGCTTGTCGGTGGGAAACTCGCGCTTCACGATCCGCCCGTCGGCCACGGCGGGAATGTCGTATTCCGTGGCCCAGGCTTTGGTGGTGAACTCCTGCCGGCAGGTGATATCGCCCTTCTTGAAGGCCTGCAGCGCCGCCTGCCTGTCGCGGAAGAACTCGATGCGCAGCGTCTGGAAGTTGTCCAGCCCCTTGGCGAAGGGTTGCTCCCAGCCCCAGTAATCGTCGCGCCGCTCATACTCGATGAAGCGCCCGGGCTCGAAGCGGCCGACGCGATAATTGCCGCTGCCGGGGATCTCCTGCATTCCCGTCCGGGTGAAATCCTTTCCTTCCAGGAAGGCGGCGCTGAGAATCGGGATGCCCGACATGGCGCCCAGCGCTGCCGGCACGGTCTGCCGACCCGAAAAACGTATCGTAACGGTTTGCGCGTCACCGGCTTCCACGCTGTCGACTTCCGAAAGCAGGATCATCAGGCTGGGATGGCCCTCCCGCTTCATCAGGTCGTAGGTGAAGGCGACATCCCGCGCGGTGACCGGCTCTCCCGTCGAAAAGCGTGCCTCCGGCCGAAGACGGAAGGTGAAGCTGTTGCCGTCGGCGGACATGGTGACCGATTCCGCCAGGGCGCAGTAGATCGAGTCCGGCTCGTCCAGGGCGGAGACCATCAGCGTATCGTACAGCTTTTCCATGCGGGGCGGGGCGTTGCCCTGCAGCACGAAGGTATTGAGGGTATCGAACGTATCGGGCGCCTGGTTGAACAGCCAGGATGGCACACTGAGCACCATGCGTCCGCCCACCGGCGCATCCGCGTTGGCATAGTCGAAGCTTGCGAAACCCTGGGCATATTTCAGGTCGCCGAAGGCCGAGAGGCCGTGCAACGGCTTGTCGACGGGGTTGTCCCCAAGGGACAGGCGCGGAAAGGCGGCGGCGCCCGCGGCACCGGCCAGGATCTGGCCGAAGCGGCGGCGACTGAGCCAGACGCCCGTCATTGCGGCTGCCCCTCGGATGGCGCCGGCTGCGGGGTGGTTGCGCCGGCACGCACCCACCAGGAGAACGGGTCCAGGCCGATATAGGATGGCTGCGTCTCCGGCATTTGGAGCTTGTCCCAATAGGCGAGCCAGATATCGGGATTATGCCATTGCGGGACCACGTAGTAGTTCCACAGCAGCACGCGGTCGAGCGCCCGGCTGGCGGCCACCAGACTGTCGCGATCCGGCGCGAAGACGATCTTGTCGATGATCGCATCCACCGCTTCGTTGCGGATGCCGGCCAGGTTGCGGCTGCCGTGCTGCGACGCGGCGGCGCTGCTCCAGAAATCGCGCTGCTCGTTGCCGGGCGATAGGGATTGCTGGAACTGCCCGGTCACGACGTCGAAATTGAACTCGTCCACCAGTGCCTGATACTGCGAGGCATCGACGATCCGCACCGTGGCACGGATGCCCAGTCGGCGCAGCTGATTGGCATACGGCTCGAGGATGCGGCTGTCATTGGGA
This genomic window from Aureimonas sp. OT7 contains:
- a CDS encoding extracellular solute-binding protein, which encodes MTGVWLSRRRFGQILAGAAGAAAFPRLSLGDNPVDKPLHGLSAFGDLKYAQGFASFDYANADAPVGGRMVLSVPSWLFNQAPDTFDTLNTFVLQGNAPPRMEKLYDTLMVSALDEPDSIYCALAESVTMSADGNSFTFRLRPEARFSTGEPVTARDVAFTYDLMKREGHPSLMILLSEVDSVEAGDAQTVTIRFSGRQTVPAALGAMSGIPILSAAFLEGKDFTRTGMQEIPGSGNYRVGRFEPGRFIEYERRDDYWGWEQPFAKGLDNFQTLRIEFFRDRQAALQAFKKGDITCRQEFTTKAWATEYDIPAVADGRIVKREFPTDKRPKFQCWAFNQRRAQFADPRVRRAINLCFDFEWTNANLMFGLRTHSNSCFQGSEFVATGVPGPDELAFLEPLRADLPPEVFGEVWVQPVSDGSGFDRTMLREASKLIADAGFRRDGDRLVNAEGVVLAVEYMINDPEQTRVYGKMIENMRRVGIRADFRLVDAAQYQARQNRFEFDMMLSAFSLGATPTPESLRIFFGSGMKDAQGGYNFPGMASPAVDALIERTGTPKSRDELVTIMRCIDRVLRARLDWVPNITSDVNHMAYWDMFGMKDEKPDYGFPVESLWWYEEDKARAIGRA